In Burkholderia contaminans, the following proteins share a genomic window:
- a CDS encoding permease, whose amino-acid sequence MTTTRTQPSPALGWMTFLLIAVAGLFYVKWFPYYNKAFVAAEHHSIGQSILMGTSASAPEPSLKAALDYAWAYGKAIWQAMVLGLLLGSAVQALLPAHWVARVLGRTGFGSVAAGGLLSLPGMMCTCCAAPVVAGLRARHASPGGAVAFWLGNTVLNPAALVFMGFVLGWHWSALRLVLGIAMVFGIGYLLNRIARPEDRSIDDAQLAALAAEQAAAGNPFVRWMKLLARMAVRLVPEYIVLVLLLGAARAWLFPHIGPDIGNHLGWIIAFAVAGMLFVIPTAGEVPIIQAMLSLGMGVGPAAALLMTLPPISVPSLAMLARSFKPYMLAIVAILVVVFGIASGLLAVALGF is encoded by the coding sequence ATGACAACCACACGCACCCAACCCAGTCCGGCCCTCGGCTGGATGACCTTCCTGCTGATCGCGGTCGCGGGCCTGTTCTATGTGAAATGGTTCCCGTACTACAACAAGGCGTTCGTGGCAGCCGAGCATCATTCGATCGGCCAGTCGATCCTGATGGGCACGTCGGCGTCCGCGCCCGAGCCGTCGCTGAAGGCAGCGCTCGACTACGCGTGGGCATACGGCAAGGCGATCTGGCAGGCGATGGTGCTGGGCCTGCTGCTCGGTTCGGCGGTGCAGGCGCTGCTGCCCGCACACTGGGTTGCGCGCGTGCTCGGCCGCACCGGCTTCGGCAGTGTCGCCGCGGGCGGCTTGCTGTCGCTGCCCGGCATGATGTGCACGTGCTGTGCGGCGCCGGTCGTCGCGGGGTTGCGTGCGCGCCATGCATCACCGGGCGGCGCGGTCGCGTTCTGGCTCGGCAACACGGTGCTGAACCCGGCGGCGCTGGTCTTCATGGGCTTCGTGCTCGGCTGGCACTGGAGTGCGCTACGCCTCGTGCTCGGCATCGCGATGGTGTTCGGGATCGGCTATCTGTTGAACCGCATTGCACGTCCGGAAGACCGCAGCATCGACGATGCACAGCTCGCCGCGCTGGCAGCCGAGCAGGCTGCGGCCGGCAACCCGTTCGTTCGCTGGATGAAGCTGCTTGCGCGCATGGCCGTGCGGCTCGTGCCCGAATACATCGTGCTCGTGCTGCTGCTCGGCGCCGCGCGCGCGTGGCTGTTCCCGCATATCGGCCCGGACATCGGCAATCATCTCGGCTGGATCATTGCATTCGCGGTTGCGGGCATGCTGTTCGTGATCCCGACGGCCGGCGAGGTGCCGATCATCCAGGCGATGCTGTCGCTCGGCATGGGCGTCGGCCCGGCCGCCGCGCTGCTGATGACGCTGCCGCCGATCAGCGTGCCGTCGCTCGCGATGCTCGCGCGTTCGTTCAAGCCTTACATGCTGGCCATCGTCGCGATCCTCGTCGTCGTATTCGGGATCGCGAGCGGCCTGCTCGCGGTCGCGCTCGGGTTCTGA
- a CDS encoding ABC transporter permease — protein sequence MDVRNYSTAAPSAPPRVSRFAIAMPANATNWIAVWRRNYLVWRKLALASMFGNLADPMIYLFGLGFGLGLMLGHVDGVSYIAFLAAGTVGSSVMMSASFESMYSGFSRMHVQRTWEAIMHTPLALGDIVLGEIVWGASKAMLSGAAIMLVAGALGYAQFPSMLAALPVIALAGLAFASIAMIVTALAPSYDFFMFYQTLVLTPMLLLSGVFFPTTQLPPIARHAAQALPLANAVELIRPAMLGRPATDVALHVAVLAGYAVGGFLLSAWLFRRRMMR from the coding sequence ATGGACGTCCGCAACTATTCCACCGCCGCACCGTCGGCACCCCCGCGCGTGTCGCGCTTCGCGATCGCCATGCCCGCGAACGCGACCAACTGGATCGCCGTCTGGCGGCGCAACTACCTCGTCTGGCGCAAGCTCGCGCTCGCGTCGATGTTCGGCAATCTTGCCGATCCGATGATCTATCTGTTCGGGCTGGGGTTCGGGCTCGGGCTGATGCTCGGCCATGTCGACGGCGTGTCGTATATCGCGTTCCTCGCGGCCGGCACGGTCGGGTCGAGCGTGATGATGTCCGCGAGCTTCGAGTCGATGTATTCAGGCTTCTCGCGAATGCACGTGCAACGAACGTGGGAGGCGATCATGCATACGCCGCTCGCGCTCGGCGACATCGTGCTCGGGGAAATTGTCTGGGGAGCCAGCAAGGCGATGCTGTCGGGGGCCGCGATCATGCTCGTCGCGGGGGCGCTCGGCTATGCGCAGTTTCCGTCGATGCTCGCCGCGCTGCCCGTGATCGCGCTCGCGGGCCTCGCGTTTGCCAGCATCGCGATGATCGTCACGGCGCTCGCGCCGTCCTACGATTTCTTCATGTTTTATCAGACGCTCGTGCTGACGCCGATGCTGCTGCTGTCGGGCGTGTTCTTCCCGACCACGCAGTTGCCGCCGATCGCGCGGCATGCGGCGCAGGCGCTGCCGCTCGCGAATGCCGTCGAGCTGATCCGGCCCGCGATGCTCGGCCGGCCGGCGACCGACGTCGCACTGCATGTCGCGGTACTCGCCGGTTACGCGGTCGGCGGCTTCCTGCTGTCCGCGTGGCTGTTCCGGCGGCGGATGATGCGCTGA
- the nodI gene encoding nodulation factor ABC transporter ATP-binding protein NodI, translated as MSVAPIDFRNVEKRYGDKLVVNGLSFTVQAGECYGLLGPNGAGKTTTLKMLLGLTHPDAGTISLCGEPVPSRARHARQRVGVVPQFDNLDPDFTVRENLLVFSRYFGMTAQAAHALVKPLLEFAKLENKADAKVGELSGGMKRRLTLARALVNDPDVLVLDEPTTGLDPQARHLMWERLRSLLARGKTILITTHFMEEAERLCDRLCVIEEGRKIAEGAPHALIESEIGCDVIEIYGPDPATLRDELSAFAKHTEISGETLFCYVSDPEPLSARLKGRAGLRYLHRPANLEDVFLRLTGREMQD; from the coding sequence ATGTCCGTTGCACCGATCGATTTCCGGAACGTCGAAAAGCGCTATGGCGACAAGCTCGTCGTCAACGGCCTGTCCTTCACCGTCCAGGCCGGCGAATGCTACGGCCTGCTCGGGCCGAACGGCGCCGGCAAGACCACCACGCTGAAAATGCTGCTCGGCCTCACGCATCCCGATGCGGGCACCATTTCGCTTTGCGGCGAACCGGTTCCATCGCGTGCGCGGCACGCGCGCCAGCGCGTCGGGGTTGTCCCGCAGTTCGACAATCTCGACCCCGACTTCACCGTGCGCGAGAACCTGCTCGTCTTCAGCCGCTACTTCGGCATGACCGCTCAGGCCGCGCACGCGCTCGTGAAGCCGCTGCTCGAATTCGCGAAGCTCGAGAACAAGGCCGATGCAAAGGTCGGCGAGCTGTCGGGCGGCATGAAGCGCCGCCTCACGCTCGCCCGCGCGCTCGTCAACGATCCCGATGTGCTGGTGCTCGACGAGCCGACGACGGGCCTCGACCCGCAGGCGCGTCATCTCATGTGGGAGCGGCTGCGCTCGCTGCTCGCGCGCGGCAAGACGATCCTGATCACCACGCATTTCATGGAAGAAGCCGAGCGCCTGTGCGACCGCCTGTGCGTGATCGAGGAAGGCCGCAAGATCGCCGAAGGCGCGCCGCACGCGCTGATCGAATCGGAAATCGGCTGCGACGTGATCGAGATCTACGGGCCCGATCCGGCCACGCTGCGTGACGAGCTGTCGGCGTTCGCGAAGCACACCGAGATCAGCGGCGAGACGCTGTTCTGCTACGTGAGCGATCCGGAACCGCTGAGCGCGCGACTCAAGGGTCGCGCGGGGTTGCGCTATCTGCATCGCCCGGCCAATCTTGAAGATGTGTTCCTGCGGCTCACGGGCCGCGAAATGCAGGACTGA
- a CDS encoding universal stress protein, protein MASYNKILLCYDGTLEGRKALRCGANLAMDLKAETHLLSVVDMRSSIAQSAGLLTDVACGRFEETAREILQEGVNWLRERGVQAEGHFAFGYPIDEIANLATELKADLVVVGHRCRSGLSRWWMGSGNTQLLDRVNCSILVACSSAQEQKEEIAREREAATANGK, encoded by the coding sequence ATGGCTAGCTACAACAAGATTTTGCTGTGTTACGACGGCACGCTCGAAGGACGCAAGGCACTGCGTTGCGGCGCCAATCTCGCGATGGACCTGAAGGCCGAGACGCATTTGCTGTCAGTAGTCGACATGCGCTCGAGCATTGCGCAGAGCGCGGGTTTGCTGACCGACGTCGCGTGCGGCCGGTTCGAGGAAACCGCGCGTGAAATCCTGCAGGAAGGGGTGAACTGGCTGCGCGAGCGCGGCGTGCAGGCCGAAGGCCATTTCGCGTTCGGCTATCCGATCGACGAAATCGCGAATCTCGCGACGGAGCTGAAGGCCGACCTCGTCGTCGTCGGCCATCGGTGCCGTAGCGGGTTGTCCAGATGGTGGATGGGGTCGGGCAACACGCAACTGCTCGATCGCGTGAACTGCAGCATTCTGGTGGCGTGTTCGTCGGCGCAGGAGCAGAAGGAAGAAATCGCACGGGAGCGTGAAGCGGCCACGGCGAACGGCAAATGA
- a CDS encoding DUF2939 domain-containing protein, which yields MTGSSGRTWRLKPLLIVVLAVAIIVAIGYAYASPYVALGRLKSAIDARDAQAISEYVDFPSLRISLKQQVTEELMRRIDAVKKNNPFAVIGALIGSALIGPLVDAYATPEGVAALMSGLPPRGNPGERPPEWSNLPPGGNAPAAPAANPAPPASAAAPGNNAAATAPSSPPPAVAAPTSPADAAHAPHQQQTSAGYRNIDEFVVTYQRSADGTRYAAIFHRSGLFSWKLSAIDLHA from the coding sequence GTGACCGGATCCTCGGGCCGCACGTGGCGGCTCAAACCCCTGCTGATCGTCGTGCTGGCCGTCGCCATCATTGTGGCGATCGGCTATGCCTACGCGTCGCCGTACGTCGCGCTCGGTCGCCTGAAATCGGCAATCGATGCGCGCGACGCGCAGGCCATCAGTGAATATGTCGATTTCCCGTCACTCCGCATCAGCCTGAAGCAGCAGGTCACGGAGGAATTGATGCGCCGGATCGACGCGGTGAAGAAGAACAATCCGTTCGCGGTGATCGGTGCGCTGATCGGATCTGCACTGATCGGCCCGCTGGTCGATGCATACGCGACACCGGAAGGCGTAGCCGCGCTGATGAGCGGATTGCCGCCGCGTGGCAATCCAGGCGAGCGTCCACCTGAATGGTCGAATCTGCCGCCGGGCGGCAATGCACCGGCAGCACCGGCGGCCAATCCGGCTCCTCCGGCAAGCGCAGCCGCTCCGGGTAACAACGCGGCCGCTACAGCCCCGTCATCGCCACCACCCGCCGTTGCCGCACCGACCAGCCCGGCCGATGCAGCGCATGCGCCGCACCAGCAGCAAACCAGCGCCGGCTACCGGAACATCGATGAATTCGTGGTGACTTACCAGCGCAGTGCCGACGGCACGCGCTATGCGGCGATATTCCACCGCTCCGGCCTGTTCTCGTGGAAGTTGTCCGCGATCGACCTGCACGCTTGA
- the lexA gene encoding transcriptional repressor LexA: MTKLTARQQQVFDLIRRAIERSGFPPTRAEIAAELGFSSPNAAEEHLRALARKGVIELAAGASRGIRLLGIDDAPHQFTLPHAGLMQLSLPLVGRVAAGSPILAQEHISQHYACDPALFSSKPDYLLKVRGLSMRDAGILDGDLLAVQKRTEAKDGQIIVARLGDDVTVKRLMRRPGGLELIAENPDYENIFVKAGSAEFALEGIAVGLIRSGEL; the protein is encoded by the coding sequence ATGACCAAACTCACCGCCCGTCAGCAGCAAGTGTTCGACTTGATCCGTCGCGCGATCGAGCGCTCCGGATTCCCCCCCACCCGTGCCGAGATCGCGGCCGAACTGGGCTTCAGCTCGCCGAATGCCGCCGAGGAGCACCTGCGCGCGCTGGCGCGCAAGGGTGTCATCGAGCTGGCCGCCGGCGCGTCGCGCGGCATCCGCCTGCTCGGCATCGACGATGCCCCGCACCAGTTCACGCTGCCGCACGCCGGCCTGATGCAGTTGTCGCTGCCGCTCGTCGGCCGCGTCGCGGCCGGTAGCCCGATCCTGGCGCAGGAGCACATCTCGCAGCATTACGCGTGCGATCCCGCGCTGTTCTCCAGCAAGCCCGACTACCTGCTGAAAGTGCGCGGCCTGTCGATGCGCGACGCCGGCATCCTCGACGGCGACCTCCTCGCCGTGCAGAAGCGCACGGAAGCGAAGGACGGCCAGATCATCGTCGCGCGTCTCGGCGACGACGTCACGGTCAAGCGCCTGATGCGCCGGCCTGGCGGTCTCGAGCTGATCGCGGAGAACCCCGATTACGAAAACATCTTCGTCAAGGCCGGCAGCGCGGAATTCGCGCTGGAAGGCATCGCCGTCGGGCTGATCCGCTCGGGCGAACTCTGA
- a CDS encoding sulfate ABC transporter substrate-binding protein, translated as MGKRNTGLVGGVGRLIATLALGAAAALGVATHAQADTTFLNVSYDPTRELYQDFNQAFGKEWKAKTGETVNFKQSHGGSGAQARSVLDGLQADVVTLALAYDIDALANKGLVNKDWQKRLPDNASPYTSTIVFLVRKGNPKGIKDWDDLTKPGISIVTPNPKTSGGARWNYLAAWAYALHKPGGNEQTAKEFVTKLYKNAGVLDSGARGATTSFVQRGIGDVLIAWENEAFLSVKEFGTDKFEIVVPSVSILAEPPVAVVDKVVDKKGTRKLAEAYLNFLYSPQGQEIAARNYYRPRSKNVPAELTKQFPKLKLYTVDDTFGGWTNAQKTHFADGGVFDSIYKPQ; from the coding sequence ATGGGCAAGCGCAACACGGGGCTGGTGGGCGGAGTGGGCCGCCTGATCGCAACACTCGCGCTGGGCGCGGCGGCGGCGCTGGGCGTCGCGACGCACGCACAGGCCGATACGACCTTCCTGAACGTGTCGTACGACCCGACGCGCGAGTTGTATCAGGACTTCAACCAGGCGTTCGGCAAGGAGTGGAAGGCGAAGACGGGCGAGACCGTCAACTTCAAGCAGTCGCACGGCGGTTCGGGCGCGCAGGCGCGCTCGGTGCTCGACGGCCTGCAGGCCGACGTCGTCACGCTGGCGCTCGCGTACGACATCGATGCGCTCGCGAACAAGGGGCTCGTCAACAAGGACTGGCAGAAGCGCCTGCCCGACAACGCGTCGCCGTACACGTCGACGATCGTGTTCCTGGTGCGCAAGGGCAATCCGAAGGGGATCAAGGACTGGGACGACCTGACCAAGCCGGGCATCTCGATCGTCACGCCGAACCCGAAGACGTCGGGCGGCGCGCGCTGGAACTACCTGGCCGCGTGGGCGTACGCGCTGCACAAGCCGGGCGGCAACGAGCAGACGGCGAAGGAATTCGTCACGAAGCTCTACAAGAATGCAGGCGTGCTCGATTCGGGCGCGCGCGGCGCGACCACGAGCTTCGTGCAGCGCGGGATCGGCGACGTGCTGATCGCATGGGAAAACGAGGCATTCCTGTCGGTCAAGGAATTCGGCACCGACAAGTTCGAGATCGTCGTGCCGTCGGTGAGCATCCTGGCCGAGCCGCCCGTCGCGGTGGTCGACAAGGTGGTCGACAAGAAGGGCACGCGCAAGCTGGCCGAGGCGTACCTGAACTTCCTGTACAGCCCGCAGGGCCAGGAGATCGCGGCACGCAACTACTACCGTCCGCGTTCGAAGAACGTGCCGGCGGAACTGACGAAGCAGTTCCCGAAGCTGAAGCTGTACACGGTCGACGATACCTTCGGCGGCTGGACGAATGCGCAGAAGACGCATTTCGCGGATGGCGGCGTGTTCGATTCGATCTACAAGCCGCAGTAA
- the cysT gene encoding sulfate ABC transporter permease subunit CysT translates to MTTYTFRKPSALPGFGVTLGITVAYLSLVVLIPLAATFLKTATLSWDQFVTAVTSPRVLASYRLTFSAALGGALINAVFGFLVAWVLVRYTFPFKRLVDAVVDLPFALPTSVAGISLAAVYATNGWVGQYLAPLGIKIAFTPAGVLVALTFIGLPFVVRTVQPVLEDFEREQEEAAACLGASRWLTFRRVVLPAVLPALLTGFALAFARALGEYGSVIFIAGNVPMKSEITSLLIITKLEQYDYAGATALAVVMLVVSFLMLLLINTLQWYLQRRTSKGASGPAPATGTAVAAGGQQ, encoded by the coding sequence ATGACGACGTACACCTTTCGCAAGCCGAGCGCGCTGCCCGGTTTCGGCGTAACACTCGGCATCACGGTGGCCTATTTGAGCCTCGTGGTGCTGATCCCGCTCGCCGCCACGTTCCTGAAGACCGCGACGCTGTCGTGGGACCAGTTCGTCACCGCCGTCACGTCGCCGCGCGTGCTCGCGTCGTATCGGCTGACGTTCTCGGCCGCGCTCGGCGGCGCGCTGATCAACGCCGTGTTCGGCTTTCTCGTCGCATGGGTTCTGGTGCGCTACACGTTCCCGTTCAAGCGCCTCGTCGATGCGGTCGTCGACCTGCCGTTTGCACTTCCGACGTCGGTCGCCGGCATTTCGCTCGCGGCCGTTTACGCGACCAACGGCTGGGTCGGCCAGTATCTCGCGCCGCTCGGCATCAAGATCGCGTTCACGCCGGCCGGTGTGCTGGTCGCGCTGACCTTCATCGGGCTGCCGTTCGTCGTGCGCACGGTGCAGCCGGTGCTTGAGGATTTCGAGCGCGAGCAGGAAGAGGCTGCCGCGTGCCTCGGCGCGTCGCGCTGGCTGACGTTCCGCCGCGTCGTGCTGCCGGCCGTGCTGCCGGCGCTGCTCACCGGTTTCGCGCTCGCGTTCGCGCGCGCGCTCGGCGAATACGGCTCGGTGATCTTCATCGCCGGCAACGTGCCGATGAAATCCGAGATCACGTCGCTGCTGATCATCACCAAGCTCGAGCAATACGACTACGCGGGCGCGACCGCGCTGGCGGTCGTGATGCTGGTCGTGTCGTTCCTGATGCTGCTGCTGATCAACACGCTGCAATGGTATCTGCAGCGTCGTACGAGCAAGGGCGCGAGCGGTCCGGCGCCCGCCACCGGCACTGCTGTCGCAGCAGGAGGCCAGCAATGA
- the cysW gene encoding sulfate ABC transporter permease subunit CysW, whose translation MSQEATVVLKTPSPAARAAKRLDPVSESRVVRWLLTGIALAFLAFFLVVPLAAVFVEALRKGVGFYFESLADPDAWSAIKLTLTVAVIAVPLNLVFGVCASWAIAKFEFRGKALLTTLIDLPFSVSPVISGLVYVLLFGAQGWFGPWLQDHDVQIIFAVPGIVLATIFVTFPFVARELIPLMQAQGTDEEEAARVLGASGWQIFRRVTLPNVRWGLLYGVILCNARAMGEFGAVSVVSGHIRGVTDTMPLHVEILYNEYNFAAAFAVASVLALLALVTLALKLIAERHLAAELADVHDAVPAHAGPAGAVSSKS comes from the coding sequence ATGAGCCAGGAGGCCACCGTCGTGCTGAAAACCCCGTCGCCGGCCGCGCGTGCCGCGAAGCGGCTCGACCCCGTCAGCGAGTCGCGCGTCGTGCGCTGGCTGCTCACGGGCATCGCGCTGGCGTTCCTCGCGTTTTTCCTCGTCGTGCCGCTCGCCGCGGTGTTCGTCGAGGCGCTGCGCAAGGGCGTTGGCTTCTATTTCGAATCGCTGGCCGATCCCGACGCGTGGTCGGCGATCAAGCTGACACTGACCGTCGCCGTGATCGCGGTGCCGCTGAATCTCGTGTTCGGCGTGTGCGCATCGTGGGCGATCGCGAAGTTCGAATTCCGCGGCAAGGCGCTGCTGACGACGCTGATCGACCTGCCGTTCTCGGTGTCGCCGGTGATATCGGGCCTCGTGTACGTGCTGCTGTTCGGCGCGCAGGGCTGGTTCGGGCCGTGGCTGCAGGATCACGACGTGCAGATCATCTTCGCGGTGCCGGGCATCGTGCTCGCGACGATCTTCGTCACTTTTCCGTTCGTCGCGCGCGAGCTGATTCCGCTGATGCAGGCGCAAGGCACCGACGAGGAAGAAGCCGCGCGCGTACTCGGCGCGTCGGGCTGGCAGATCTTCCGCCGCGTGACGCTGCCGAACGTGAGGTGGGGCCTGCTGTACGGCGTGATCCTCTGCAATGCGCGCGCGATGGGCGAGTTCGGCGCGGTGTCGGTCGTGTCCGGCCACATCCGCGGCGTGACCGACACGATGCCGCTGCACGTGGAGATCCTGTACAACGAATACAACTTCGCGGCGGCGTTCGCGGTGGCGTCGGTGCTGGCGCTGCTCGCGCTCGTCACGCTCGCGCTGAAGCTGATCGCCGAGCGTCATCTTGCGGCCGAACTGGCCGACGTGCACGACGCCGTTCCCGCACATGCCGGCCCCGCCGGCGCCGTTTCGTCGAAATCGTAA
- a CDS encoding sulfate/molybdate ABC transporter ATP-binding protein: MGITVRNLQKRFGDFTALDNVSLDFPPGELVALLGPSGCGKTTLLRVIAGLEHADAGQVVLQGLDVASVGARDRQVGFVFQHYALFRHMTVFENVAFGLRVKPRRERPSEAAIREKVHELLKLVQLDWLAQRYPSELSGGQRQRIALARALAVEPKVLLLDEPFGALDAKVRKELRGWLRRLHDDLHISTIFVTHDQEEALEVADRIVVLNRGHVEQVGSPQDVYDHPQSAFVYEFLGAANRLPGTVAGRGFVAEGAAAPIEVDADFAGPANAYVRPHDLQLWPVGEEGHRDGIAVDVRRVIPLGGSVRVELEARAGGALEAELDRDAWRALSLQVGDGATAVPRAVRVFPAR, from the coding sequence ATGGGTATCACCGTCCGTAACCTTCAGAAGCGCTTCGGCGATTTCACGGCGCTCGACAACGTATCGCTCGACTTTCCGCCCGGCGAGCTGGTCGCGCTGCTCGGGCCGTCAGGCTGCGGCAAGACCACGCTGCTGCGCGTGATCGCGGGCCTCGAGCACGCGGACGCCGGCCAGGTCGTGCTGCAGGGGCTCGACGTCGCATCGGTCGGCGCACGCGACCGCCAGGTCGGTTTCGTGTTCCAGCACTACGCGCTGTTCCGCCATATGACGGTGTTCGAGAACGTCGCGTTCGGGCTGCGCGTGAAGCCGCGCCGCGAGCGGCCGTCGGAAGCCGCGATCCGCGAGAAGGTGCACGAATTGCTGAAGCTCGTGCAGCTCGACTGGCTCGCGCAGCGCTACCCGTCCGAGCTGTCGGGCGGGCAGCGCCAGCGCATCGCGCTCGCCCGCGCGCTCGCGGTCGAGCCGAAGGTACTGCTGCTCGACGAGCCGTTCGGCGCGCTCGACGCGAAGGTCCGCAAGGAGCTGCGCGGCTGGCTGCGTCGCCTGCACGACGACCTGCACATCTCGACGATCTTCGTCACGCACGACCAGGAAGAGGCGCTCGAAGTGGCCGATCGCATCGTCGTGCTGAACCGCGGCCACGTCGAGCAGGTCGGCAGCCCGCAGGACGTCTACGATCATCCGCAGAGCGCGTTCGTCTACGAGTTCCTCGGTGCGGCCAACCGGCTGCCGGGCACGGTCGCCGGGCGCGGCTTCGTCGCCGAGGGGGCGGCCGCGCCGATCGAGGTCGACGCCGATTTCGCAGGCCCTGCGAACGCCTATGTGCGGCCGCACGACCTGCAGCTGTGGCCGGTCGGCGAAGAAGGGCACCGCGACGGCATCGCGGTGGACGTGCGCCGCGTGATCCCGCTCGGCGGCTCGGTGCGCGTGGAGCTCGAGGCGCGTGCAGGCGGCGCGCTCGAGGCGGAACTCGATCGCGATGCGTGGCGTGCGCTGTCGCTGCAGGTCGGCGATGGGGCGACCGCCGTGCCGCGCGCCGTGCGGGTGTTTCCCGCGCGTTGA
- a CDS encoding CysB family HTH-type transcriptional regulator: MNFQQLRFVREAVRQNMNLTEVANVLYTSQSGVSKQIKDLEDELGVDIFIRRGKRLTGLTEPGKAVHQLIERMLLDAENLRRVARQFADQDSGHLVVATTHTQARYALPKVIRQFTDVFPKVHLALRQGSPQQIAQMILNGEADLGISTEALDRYPDIVTFPCYSWHHTVVVPKGHPLVGRENLTLEEIAEYPIITYDQDFTGRSHIDQAFTQAGAVPDVVLTAIDADVIKTYVELGMGIGVVAAMAYDPQRDTGLVALDTQHLFEASTTRVGLRKGAFLRAYAYRLIEMFAPHLNEAEIAGLLREAV; encoded by the coding sequence ATGAATTTTCAGCAATTGCGGTTCGTGCGCGAAGCGGTGCGCCAGAACATGAACCTGACCGAAGTCGCGAACGTGCTGTACACGTCGCAGTCGGGCGTGTCGAAGCAGATCAAGGATCTCGAGGATGAATTGGGCGTCGACATCTTCATCCGGCGCGGCAAGCGGCTGACGGGGCTCACGGAGCCCGGCAAGGCCGTGCACCAGCTGATCGAGCGGATGCTGCTCGACGCCGAGAACCTGCGCCGCGTCGCGCGCCAGTTCGCCGACCAGGACAGCGGCCACCTCGTCGTCGCGACGACGCACACGCAGGCGCGCTACGCGCTGCCGAAGGTGATCCGCCAGTTCACCGACGTGTTCCCGAAGGTGCATCTCGCGCTGCGCCAGGGCAGCCCGCAGCAGATCGCGCAGATGATCCTGAACGGCGAGGCCGATCTCGGCATCTCGACCGAGGCGCTCGACCGCTATCCGGACATCGTCACGTTCCCGTGCTATTCGTGGCACCACACGGTCGTCGTGCCGAAGGGCCACCCGCTCGTCGGCCGCGAGAACCTGACGCTCGAGGAAATCGCCGAGTACCCGATCATCACGTACGACCAGGATTTCACCGGCCGCTCGCACATCGACCAGGCGTTCACGCAGGCGGGCGCCGTGCCCGACGTCGTGCTGACGGCGATCGACGCGGACGTGATCAAGACGTATGTCGAACTCGGGATGGGGATCGGCGTCGTCGCGGCGATGGCCTACGATCCGCAGCGCGACACGGGGCTCGTCGCGCTCGATACGCAGCATCTGTTCGAGGCGAGCACGACGCGGGTCGGGCTGCGCAAGGGTGCGTTCCTGCGCGCGTATGCGTACCGGCTGATCGAGATGTTCGCGCCGCACCTGAACGAAGCGGAAATCGCGGGGCTGTTGCGCGAAGCCGTTTGA
- a CDS encoding DUF805 domain-containing protein, with the protein MNLKWLLFSFEGRIGRLPWWIYALVSTVLSAIFDAGSRGAPEDDLPLLAMLALVVVAVVAVWSSIAVGVKRLHDIDKSGWWMLLLFVPIVGALALFVMNGFIAGTPHANRFGEPPSADEDEPAPRDPA; encoded by the coding sequence ATGAATCTGAAATGGCTTCTCTTCTCCTTCGAAGGCCGGATCGGGCGCCTGCCGTGGTGGATCTACGCGCTGGTTTCCACCGTGCTCAGCGCGATTTTCGATGCGGGTTCCCGCGGCGCGCCGGAAGACGATCTGCCGCTGCTTGCGATGCTGGCGCTCGTCGTCGTCGCGGTCGTCGCCGTGTGGTCGTCGATTGCGGTCGGGGTGAAGCGGCTGCACGACATCGACAAGTCGGGATGGTGGATGCTGTTGCTGTTCGTGCCGATCGTCGGCGCGCTCGCGTTGTTCGTGATGAACGGCTTCATCGCCGGCACGCCGCATGCGAACCGCTTCGGCGAGCCGCCGTCGGCCGATGAAGACGAACCGGCGCCGCGGGACCCGGCGTGA